A stretch of the Malus sylvestris chromosome 10, drMalSylv7.2, whole genome shotgun sequence genome encodes the following:
- the LOC126587223 gene encoding E3 ubiquitin-protein ligase RMA1H1-like has product MALQQYFAHECRSVSGATTDSENSKGGFDCNICLEFAHEPVVTFCGHLFCWPCIYKWLHVQSASLASDECPQCPVCKADISHTTMVPLYGRGQTTSEPEHEGKMTLYRGMVIPPRPSACDVQALISSTSQTVQQLPYRNPYQNQQYDPQSYGSFGEHPSSPLLDLGGTAMAGVHHPAVGVFGEMVYARVFGNSESVYAYPNSYHRTGSSSPRLRRQEMQADKSLNRISIFFFCCLLLCLLVF; this is encoded by the coding sequence ATGGCCTTGCAGCAATACTTTGCACACGAATGCAGATCCGTATCGGGGGCAACAACAGATTCAGAAAATTCCAAAGGTGGGTTTGACTGCAACATCTGCTTAGAATTTGCGCACGAGCCAGTGGTCACCTTCTGCGGCCATCTATTTTGCTGGCCTTGCATCTACAAATGGCTTCACGTTCAGAGTGCCTCCCTTGCCTCCGATGAGTGCCCTCAGTGCCCTGTTTGCAAGGCTGATATATCGCACACCACCATGGTCCCACTTTACGGCCGGGGCCAAACAACTTCCGAACCTGAGCATGAAGGAAAGATGACACTCTACAGGGGAATGGTAATACCGCCCAGACCATCAGCATGTGATGTGCAAGCTCTCATATCTAGCACCTCTCAGACCGTCCAGCAACTTCCATATCGTAACCCTTATCAGAACCAACAATATGACCCTCAATCATACGGCAGTTTTGGGGAACATCCTTCCTCTCCACTCCTTGACCTCGGAGGCACTGCAATGGCAGGTGTCCACCATCCGGCGGTTGGGGTATTTGGAGAAATGGTTTATGCAAGGGTGTTCGGAAACTCAGAGAGCGTATATGCGTATCCGAATTCTTATCACCGAACGGGAAGTAGTAGTCCAAGGCTGAGGAGGCAGGAGATGCAGGCAGACAAGTCACTAAACAGAAtatctattttcttcttctgttgCTTACTTTTGTGCCTTCTTGTCTTCTGA